ACCCCGAACCTCACGGAGCAGCACCGATGATCTTCAGAACGACCCCCGCCGCCAGGCCGGCGCTCCGCAGGGTGCGGACCACCACCGCCCTGCGGCCCCTGCGCCACCGCCTCGACCCGGCCCGCGTCCAGGAGATCCCGTTCCGGGCGCCCGACGGCGTCCGCCTCGGCCTGACCCGCATCGACACCGGCGACACCGGCCGCCCCGCCGTGCTGCTGCTGCACGGTCACACCGCGTCCGCCGACATGTTCCTGCTGCCCGAGACCCGCAACCTCGTCGACTCGCTCCTCGACGACGGTTACGAGCCCTGGCTGCTCGACTGGCGCGGCAGCCGCCGCCTGCCCTACAACGAGACCGGGCAGCGGTACACCTACGACGACGTGGCGCTGTACGACATCCCGGCCGCCGTCTCCCGCGTCCGCGAAGCCGTCGGCGACCGCCCCCTGTTCGTCGTGGCGCACTGCATCGGCTCCCTCTGCCTCTCGCTGAGCATGACGGCCGGACTGGTGCCCGGACTGGCCGGAGTGGTGTCCCAGGGCGTCTTCCTCACCCCCAAGCTGGCGGGCCGGACCTCCCTGCGGATGTCCCTGGCAGGGGAGTTGCTGAAGACCCGGATCGACCACATCCCGGTCGACTTCCGCAAGGTCGGCCTGTGGTCCAGGTACACCCCCCTGTTCGCCCTCGCCTCGCGCGGGGCCGGCTGCCCGGACCCGACCTGCCAGATCCTGCACAACTCGGCCTGGGGGACGGGAGCTTCGCTGTTCGTCCACGAGAACCTGTCCGAGGCCACCCACGACCGGCTCGCCGAACTCCTCGGGCCCGCGCCGCTGTGGATCCTGCCCCACCTGCGCCGCATCGAGCTGGCCCGCAGCGTGGTCCGCTGGCACGAGACCGACCGGCGCTACCGCGCCCTGCCGCCGAACGCCCTCGACGCGGCCGGCCGCATCGACACGCCGGTCCTGCTGCTGGCGGGCAGCGAGAACGGACTGTGGCTGGACTCCCAGCAGCTCTGCCACGACGTCCTCGCCCACCGGCAGCCCCAGCTGGACGTCCGGTACACCGAGATTCCGGGCTACGGCCATCTCGACACCTTCCTCGGCCGGGGCGCCGCCCTCGACGTCTTCGGACACATCCTCGATTTCCTGGGCGGACAACGGTGACGGCACCCCCGGCAGCCGGTTACCGTACGCGTCAGTAACCAGGAACGCACCGCAGGAGGCACCATGCCGCAGCTCGAAGTCGCCGGCGCAGCACTGACGTACGACGACGAGGGCCCGCGCGACGGCGAGGGCGTACCCCTGGTCTTCGTGCACGGCTGGACGGCGAACAGGCACCGCTGGGACCACCAGGTGGCCCACTTCGCCCGGAAGCGCCGGGTGATCCGGTTCGACCTGCGGGGCCACGGCGAGAGCGGCGGCGCGGGCGTGAAGACGGTCGAGGAGCTGGCGGGGGACCTCCTCGCCCTCCTCGACCACCTGGAGATCGAACGGTTCGTGCTGGTCGGCCACTCGATGGGCGGGATGATCTCGCAGACGGTCGCGCTCTCCCACCCCGAGCGGGTGGAGCGCATGGTGCTGGTCAACTCCATCGGCCGGATGACCTACAGCCGGGGCAGGGGTCTGCTGATGGGCGTCTCCACGCTCGTCCCGTTCAAGCTGTTCGTCGCCGCCAACATCCAGCGCGCCTTCGCCCCCGGCTACCCCCGCGAGGAGATCCGCGCGTACGTCAAGGCCTCCGCGGACACCCCGCGTGAGGTCGTCATGACGCTGTACGGGGCCATGCGCGCCTTCGACGTCCTGGACCGGGTGGGGGAGATCCGTACCCCGACCCTGATGATCCACGGCTACCACGACATCCAGCTTCCGGTGAAGCAGATGCTGCGCATGGCCAAGGCCTATCCGGACGCCACCGTCCGCATCCTCGACGCGGGCCACGAACTGCCCGTCGAGAAGCCGGCCGAGCTGACGGCCGCGATCGACGCGTTCGTGGGCGTCCAACCCGTCCGGCCGTCCGAGTGATCGTCCGATCGCGTCGTCCGCGTCAGCCGAAGCTGTCCGGGTCCGCCGCCTTCCAGTCCGCCTCCCAGGACTGCGGCGGACCGGCGAGCAGCTCTCCCGGCGCCAGCCACTCGTACAGTTCCGCGTACGAGCGGAACGTGCCCGGTCCGGTCCGGCGGACCAGGTGGGAGGGCGTGACTCCGGCCGGCTCGCGGATGCCCATCGCCGCCATGATCCGCAGGGCGTCATGGACCGTCTCCTGCTGGTAGCGCCGGACCTGCCGGGCCTTGGCGGCCACGTCGAGGGCGCGGGCCCGCAGCGGATCCTGGGTCGCGACGCCGGACGGGCAGGTACCGGTGTGGCAGCGCAGGGCGCCGGCACAGCCGACGGCGCGCATCATCGCGCGCGCCGCGTTGGTGTAGTCGGCACCCTGCGCGAGACGGGTGACGACGTCCGAGCCGGTGGCCACTCGGCCGCTCGCCCCGATCCGGATCCGGTCCCGGAGCCCCACGCCGACCAGCGCGTTGTGCACGGTGACCAGTCCCTGGGTGAGAGGCATGCCGAGCTGACCGGCGGACCCCGCCGGCCCGGCGCCGGTGCCGCCCTCCGCCCCGTCCACCACCACGAAATCGGGTGTCAGCCCCTCCGCCACCATGGCCCTGCACACCGCGAGGAACTCCCGCCGCGACCCCACGCACAGCTTGAAACCGGTCGGCTTGCCGCCCGCGAGCCCACGCAGCCGGGCCAGGAACAGCACCAGTTCACGCGGCGTCGCGAACACGCGGTGGAAGGGCGGCGACACCACCGTCGCGCCCACCGCGACCTTCCGCTCCCGTGCGATCTCGGCCGTCACCTTCACCCCGGGCAGCACCGCGCCGCCGCCGGGGAACGCGCCCTGGGACAGCTTCAACGACACGCACCTCACCTCGGGCAGCGCCGCCTTGTCCGCGAACTCCCGTGCGTCGAAGCCGCCGTCGGCGCCGCGGCAGCCGAAATACCCCGTGCCGATCTCCCAGACGAGGTCGCCCCCGCCCCGCAGATGGTGCTCCGACAGCCCGCCCTCCCCGGTGTCGTGCGCGAAGCGCCCGAGCGCCGCTCCCCGGTTGAGGGCGAGGACCGCGCGTGAGGACAGCGCCCCGAAGCTCATCGCGGACACGTTCAGCAGCGCCATGTCGTAGGGCTGGGAGCAGTCCGGCCCGCCCACCCGTACCAGCGGCGGTTCCCCGGCCGGCTCGACCGGTCGCAGCGAGGGCACCAGATACTCGTCCACGTCTGTGTCGCCGGCGGGCGGCTCCCGCCGGCCGGTGCCCGAGGAAGGGCCGGGCACCCGTTCCACCGGGTACCGCAGCCGGCCGACCAGTGGGTGGTTGCGCAGGACGGGGCGGCGCCGCTGGAGCAGGTCCCGGGCGCCCAGGCCGGCCGCCGCCAGCAGCGGTCCGGCCGCGAGCCACCACCACGGCGACCGGGTGAGCGAGGCGGCCGCCACCCCCGCCGCGAGGACCCAGACGAGCAGCAGCGGCAGGAACCGGCGCACTCAGCCGTCGTCCTGGTCGGGCCCGCAGGAACTGCCGCTGGGCGGGAGCGAGCCATACAGCAGGAAGTCGTCGACCTTGCGGTGCACGCACTTGGACGACCCGTACCCGGTGTGGCCGTCGCCCTTGTTGTCGAGCACCACGGCCGGCGAACCGAGACGCGCCGCCGTCTCCTCGGTCCAGCGGTACGGCGTCGCCGGGTCGCCGCGCGTGCCGACCAGCAGCATCTTCGGGGCGCCCAGGTCCTTCACCTCGTCGCGGATGAACTCGGTCCCCCTGGGGCGGCCGTAGCACATCAGCACCTGGGTGAGGCGGTACCGGCCGAAGACCGGTGAGGCCTTGTCGTACGCGGCCCGCAGCCGCTTGAGGTCCGCCGTGATCTGCGCGACCGTGGGGCGGTCCGGGTCGTCGGCGCAGTTGATCGCCATCAGCGCGGCCGGCAGGTTGTCGAGGGGGACGTCCTCCTCGTCGACGAGCGCCCCGGGGGTCGGATCGACGCGGCCCGCGGTCCGCAGCGGGAAAGCGAAGCCGCCGGTCGCGAACCCCAGGACACCACTGGCGTCGCCGCTCTCGACGAGCTGGGCAAGCGCCCGCTCCAGCAGGGGCCACAGTTCCCGGCTGTACAGCCCCTGCCCGAGGGCACCGACGAGGTCCTGGCCGGAGAAGTCGTCGCCGAAGTCCGTCGGCACCGGGTCCTCGTCCAGCGAGCGCACGAGCCGGACGACCTGCTCGCGGGCCACCCGCGGATCCTGACCGAACGGGCAGGCTATGTCCTTCGCGCACCAGCCGACGAAGTCGTCCAGTGCCACCTGCTGCCCCCGGGCGCCCGCTATGCCCTGTTCCGTGAGCGGCTCGGTCAGCGTGTCCACGCCGTCGAGGACCAGTCGGCCCACCTTGTCCGGGAACTGGGCGGCGTACACCGCGCCGAGCCGGGTGCCGTACGAGAAACCCAGGTAGTTGAGCTTGTCGTCGCCCAGCGCCGCGCGCATCACGTCCAGGTCCCGGGCCGCGTCGACCGTGCCGATGTGCGGCAGGACCGGTCCGGAGTGCTCGGCGCAGTCGGCGGCGACCTGCTTCAGCCGGCCGAGGAGCGCCTGCGGGTCGGGGAGGGCCGAGTCGTCGTCCAGGGAGGCGAGACCGCTGTCCTCGCCGGCGCCGCAGCTGACGGGCGAGGAGCGGCCGACGCCCCGCGGATCGAAGGACACCACGTCGTAGCCGTCCGTGAGATCCATGAACTCCTTGCTGCTATGGGCGAGTTCGGGCACCCCAGGACCTCCGGGGCCGCCGAAGTTGAGGACCACCGAGCCCCGCTTGTCGCCCGTCGCCCGGTAACGGGCGAGTGCGAGGTGAAGCGTGCCGCTCTTGGGACGGCTGTAGTCGAGAGGGACGGTCAGCGCGGCGCACTGGAGGTCTTCGGGCATGCCGTCGCCCCGGCACGCGGACCAGGCGACCTTCTGGCCGTAGAACCGGGACAGGCCGGGACGGTCGCCTCCGTCGGCGCTGCGGTTCGCGGTCGCCGTCGGTATGCCCGCGCTCAGCAGGGTCAGCGCGGCGGTCGCGGCGAGCGCGCAGTGTCGCAGCCCGGGCCGCGTCGGCAGCTTGGCCAGCATCAGTGCCTCCAGGGACGCCCGCAGCGGTCCGGGAACGGCGCCCTCGCTCACGATAAGCGGCCTGCCGACGCCCCGCCTCCGGGCGGGGCCGGCCCCCGGACCGGCCCCGCCAGGACCGCTCACCGGCCGTGGCCCGGCACACCGCGGGGCGCCCCCGTGACGGGTTTGACACCAGTTCGACAAGAGCGCCGGGAGGGGGACCGCCAAAAGGGTGAAAGGACGTTCAGGCATAACCCGGACGGTTCGCCGGCGTTCTATCGGGTGCGGGCGAGTGCCCGCGACTTTTGTCTGGAAGGCAGGGACCCATGAGACGGGTTACCCGAACCGGTGTGATGGCCGTCGCCGCAGTCTCCGGCGCGATGGCTGTGACACTGCCCGCACACGCCGACTCCGCGGCGAACGGCCTTGCGGCCGGCTCGCCCGGAGTGATCTCCGGCAACGGCGTCCAGCTGCCGGTGCACCTCCCGGTGAACCTGTGCGGGAACACGGTGAACGTGGTGGGCGTGCTGAACCCCGCGGCGGGCAACGCCTGCGCCAACAAGGGCGGGGCCGCGTCCTCCGGGACGCACCAGGCGTCCTCCGGGAGCGGCGCCACCGGCACTTCCGGGACGCACCACGCGTCCTCCGGGAGCACCGCCACTTCCGGGACGCACCACGAGTCCTCCGGCGGCGCCATCGCGCAGGGCGCCGCTGAGGACTCGCCGGGCGTCGTCTCCGGCAACGGCGTCCAGCTGCCGGTCCAGCTCCCGGTGAACGTCAGCGGCAACAGCGTGAACGTCGTCGGCATCGGGGACCCGGCGTTCGGCAACGAGTCCGTCAACGCCTCCGGAGAGAAGCCCGAACAGCCCGGCGGGCCCGCGCAGCAGCCGCCGACCCGGCACGACCTGCCCTCGGAGCCCGAGTACCAGGACCCGGGGGCCGTTCCGCAGGAGCCCTCCCGGGCAACCCAGGTCCCGGTGCCCGAGGCCGGGGGCTCCCTCGCCCACACGGGGGCCGACGCCACCCTGCCCGCCCTCGCGGGCAGCGCGGCCCTGCTCCTCGGCGGAGCGGCCCTCCAGCGCCGGTTCCGCCCTCGCACGGAGCGCTGAGCCGCCCCACGCGAGGGACGGCACGCAGGCCCCGCGGCCACCTCGGGCCAGGCCCCGAGCCGGGGGCAGGGGCCTGCGGCGATCTGACGGGGCCCGCCGTGCCCACTCCGAACGGAATGCCGTCAGGTCAGGTGGACGGGCAGGGGGGCGGCGCCGACGGGAACGGTGGCGGCGGGCTCGGCCGTGAGCGGTCTGCCGCGGGGGATCCGCCGCGGCCCGGCCCCCGACGGCCGGGCTGATCACCGCCTCCGTCGACGGTCGGCCGCGCGTCGCCGGAAGGCCCTCACCGCGGCCCCCCGGGCGGCCGACCGCGGTGAGGGCCGGCGTGACGAGGGGCAGCGCCGCCCACGGCAGCGCCGCCGCGCCCGGCGGCTTCTGCACGACCCCTCCGGTCGGCGGGCCTGCGCCGATGCCCCCGTCGTACTGCCCGGAGTGCAACCGCGGCCGGCTGAGCGCGTGTCCGGCCGCGGTGCGGCCGTACGGCACGGGCGCGCTCCGCTCGGCGCCGCGCCGGTAATTCCGTTGTGGGGGCCGGGCCGGGGTGCTGGAGTGAGCGCATGGATCATGCCGCGGTACTCGCTTTGTACGACCGGGACATGCGCGAAGGCGCCCGCCCGGAGAGCTCGGACGCCCGTGTCGAACGGACCGGGAGCGTGGTCCGCCATGTCGGCGGCCAGGGCGGCTGGAGCGGTGTGCTCTGGTCGGACCTCGACTCCGCCGACGCCGACGCCGTGATCGCGGAACAGGTCGCCTACTTCACCGGCCTCGGCCACGAGTTCGAGTGGAAGCTGTACGGGCACGACCGTCCGGCCGACCTCGGCCGACGGCTCACGGCGGCCGGATTCACGGCCGACCCGGAGGAGACCCTGATGATCGGGGAGACCGGTGACCAACTGGTGGACGCCGAACCGCCCGAGGGTGTCCGGATCGTCCCCGTCACCGACCAGGCCGGTGTCGAACTCATGGTCGAGGCGAACGAGAAGGCCTTCGGCAGCGACGGCTCCTGGCTGCGGGATCTCCTGATCGCCCGGCTTTCCGCCGACCCGGACTCCCTCGTGGCCCTCCTTGCGATGGCCGACGACGTGCCGGTGAGCTCGGCCCGGATGGAACTCATACCGGGAACGAGGTTCGCGGGCCTGTGGGGCGGCGGCACCGTCGAGGGCTGGCGTGGCCGGGGCGTCTACCGCGCCCTGATCGCCCACCGCGCCCGTATCGCCGCCGACCGTGGCTACCGCTATCTCCAGGTCGACGCCTCGGACCAGAGCCGCCCGATTCTCGAACGCCTCGGCTTCGCACCCCTGAGCGCCACGACGCCCTACGTGTACGCGCGGTAGGGCCGACACGGGGAATGCGCCGGGGCCGACGAGCGCGAGCACGAGGCCGAAAACGCCGACGCCAGGCCCGGTGACCGCGACCACGCCAGGGCCGGCTCCGAGGCGCGGGGGACGCGCGGGGACGGGTTGCCTCGCGGGTCCACCGGGAAGGGCGGCACGGCATGAAGGCCGGGCCGGTCCGCACGGGCGGCCCGGCCCGGCCCTCGTCCGGGGTTCGAGTGGCCGCTACCGCTCGGGCGTGCTCCTGGCCGCCGTCATGGTGCACATCAGGCCCAGGATCAGGGCCAGCGCGCCGATGATGATGTTGTTGACCGCGACGCCGGCGTCCGGGCTGTCGCCGACGACCCAGGGTGCGACGATCATCCAGATGCCCGCCGCGCACATGGCCCAGCTCAGGCCGTACATGCGAGCGGGAGCCGCGGTGAATCCGAGGCCCAGCAGGCCGATCGCGATCCCGACGATCAGGTTGTGGGTGGCGAGCGCCGGCTGGCTCACGGTGTAGTGGAGGATCCACGGGGACACGGCGCAGTACAGACCGAGCAGGAACACCGGTCCGTCGACGAGCGCCACATCGCGACCGCCGAGCATGCGGGCGTACCGCGCCTGCATCTCGGGAACATCGGGATGCGTCGACATGTCACCTCTGGTGGGCGAGACGTTGGCCATGATCCGTCTCCTTCGACTCTTGGGCCCGACCGCTGAGGAGCGGTGTGCGGTAAGTGCCGCGCCCTCTCATTTTGCTCTTATTTCTCCTTTATGTGTAGAGGTGGGGCAGGCAAGTGCGAAATACCCATGGATGTCCGGTCGCCGAGGGGTTTGGCTGTCCGAGCCGCCTCCGCGAAACGTCTTCCGGCCGGGCATCCGAAGGCATACGCTCGAACGCAGCGTTTGTGCATCGAAAGCGCGTTCGCAGGTGACGGCGTCTGCGAAGGGGGCGGCTCAGCCGGCGTGCTGCCCGGGTTCCAGGAGGCCGCGCAGACGGCGCATGCCACGACGGGCGTGGCTCTTGACCGTGCCCAGGGGCCAGCCCGTGCGCTCGGCGATCTGCGTCTGAGTCAGGTCCTCGTAGAACGTCAGTCGCAGCACCCGCCGCTGCGGTGCCGGGAGCCGGGCGAGTTCGCCGCGGACCAGTACGCGCTCCAGGGCCTCCTCGGGCCGGTCGTGACCCGGGTCGCGCAGGGCGAGCCAGGACCCGGCCGAGGTCACGAGTTCCTGACGGCGGGTCCGGGCCGCCAGGGCGTCAGCGATCTTGCGTCGGGTGATGCCCACGATCCAGCCGCCGAGCGCGCCGCGCTCGGGCCGATAGCCCGCACGCCCGCTCCACACCCCGATGAACACCTGCTGCGTCACGTCCTCGGCCTCTCTGGCGTCGCCCAGGGAACGCCAGGCGAGCGAGTGCACCAGGGTGCGCCAACGGCGGTACACCGCGGCCAGGGACGCCTCGTCCCCCGACGCCAGGCCCCGGGCGAGTTCCTCGTCGGTGAGCGAGTCCTCGGTCGGTGCGGAACAGGACACGGCGGTCGGGTACGGGCTCATGACGAAGGCTCCTCGCGTCGGGAGGCCTGCGCCC
This Streptomyces sp. NBC_00377 DNA region includes the following protein-coding sequences:
- a CDS encoding alpha/beta fold hydrolase; translation: MPQLEVAGAALTYDDEGPRDGEGVPLVFVHGWTANRHRWDHQVAHFARKRRVIRFDLRGHGESGGAGVKTVEELAGDLLALLDHLEIERFVLVGHSMGGMISQTVALSHPERVERMVLVNSIGRMTYSRGRGLLMGVSTLVPFKLFVAANIQRAFAPGYPREEIRAYVKASADTPREVVMTLYGAMRAFDVLDRVGEIRTPTLMIHGYHDIQLPVKQMLRMAKAYPDATVRILDAGHELPVEKPAELTAAIDAFVGVQPVRPSE
- a CDS encoding chaplin; this translates as MRRVTRTGVMAVAAVSGAMAVTLPAHADSAANGLAAGSPGVISGNGVQLPVHLPVNLCGNTVNVVGVLNPAAGNACANKGGAASSGTHQASSGSGATGTSGTHHASSGSTATSGTHHESSGGAIAQGAAEDSPGVVSGNGVQLPVQLPVNVSGNSVNVVGIGDPAFGNESVNASGEKPEQPGGPAQQPPTRHDLPSEPEYQDPGAVPQEPSRATQVPVPEAGGSLAHTGADATLPALAGSAALLLGGAALQRRFRPRTER
- a CDS encoding sigma-70 family RNA polymerase sigma factor — encoded protein: MSPYPTAVSCSAPTEDSLTDEELARGLASGDEASLAAVYRRWRTLVHSLAWRSLGDAREAEDVTQQVFIGVWSGRAGYRPERGALGGWIVGITRRKIADALAARTRRQELVTSAGSWLALRDPGHDRPEEALERVLVRGELARLPAPQRRVLRLTFYEDLTQTQIAERTGWPLGTVKSHARRGMRRLRGLLEPGQHAG
- a CDS encoding alpha/beta hydrolase, with the translated sequence MLAKLPTRPGLRHCALAATAALTLLSAGIPTATANRSADGGDRPGLSRFYGQKVAWSACRGDGMPEDLQCAALTVPLDYSRPKSGTLHLALARYRATGDKRGSVVLNFGGPGGPGVPELAHSSKEFMDLTDGYDVVSFDPRGVGRSSPVSCGAGEDSGLASLDDDSALPDPQALLGRLKQVAADCAEHSGPVLPHIGTVDAARDLDVMRAALGDDKLNYLGFSYGTRLGAVYAAQFPDKVGRLVLDGVDTLTEPLTEQGIAGARGQQVALDDFVGWCAKDIACPFGQDPRVAREQVVRLVRSLDEDPVPTDFGDDFSGQDLVGALGQGLYSRELWPLLERALAQLVESGDASGVLGFATGGFAFPLRTAGRVDPTPGALVDEEDVPLDNLPAALMAINCADDPDRPTVAQITADLKRLRAAYDKASPVFGRYRLTQVLMCYGRPRGTEFIRDEVKDLGAPKMLLVGTRGDPATPYRWTEETAARLGSPAVVLDNKGDGHTGYGSSKCVHRKVDDFLLYGSLPPSGSSCGPDQDDG
- a CDS encoding SPW repeat protein: MANVSPTRGDMSTHPDVPEMQARYARMLGGRDVALVDGPVFLLGLYCAVSPWILHYTVSQPALATHNLIVGIAIGLLGLGFTAAPARMYGLSWAMCAAGIWMIVAPWVVGDSPDAGVAVNNIIIGALALILGLMCTMTAARSTPER
- a CDS encoding alpha/beta hydrolase — translated: MIFRTTPAARPALRRVRTTTALRPLRHRLDPARVQEIPFRAPDGVRLGLTRIDTGDTGRPAVLLLHGHTASADMFLLPETRNLVDSLLDDGYEPWLLDWRGSRRLPYNETGQRYTYDDVALYDIPAAVSRVREAVGDRPLFVVAHCIGSLCLSLSMTAGLVPGLAGVVSQGVFLTPKLAGRTSLRMSLAGELLKTRIDHIPVDFRKVGLWSRYTPLFALASRGAGCPDPTCQILHNSAWGTGASLFVHENLSEATHDRLAELLGPAPLWILPHLRRIELARSVVRWHETDRRYRALPPNALDAAGRIDTPVLLLAGSENGLWLDSQQLCHDVLAHRQPQLDVRYTEIPGYGHLDTFLGRGAALDVFGHILDFLGGQR
- a CDS encoding GNAT family N-acetyltransferase produces the protein MDHAAVLALYDRDMREGARPESSDARVERTGSVVRHVGGQGGWSGVLWSDLDSADADAVIAEQVAYFTGLGHEFEWKLYGHDRPADLGRRLTAAGFTADPEETLMIGETGDQLVDAEPPEGVRIVPVTDQAGVELMVEANEKAFGSDGSWLRDLLIARLSADPDSLVALLAMADDVPVSSARMELIPGTRFAGLWGGGTVEGWRGRGVYRALIAHRARIAADRGYRYLQVDASDQSRPILERLGFAPLSATTPYVYAR
- a CDS encoding FMN-binding glutamate synthase family protein, whose amino-acid sequence is MRRFLPLLLVWVLAAGVAAASLTRSPWWWLAAGPLLAAAGLGARDLLQRRRPVLRNHPLVGRLRYPVERVPGPSSGTGRREPPAGDTDVDEYLVPSLRPVEPAGEPPLVRVGGPDCSQPYDMALLNVSAMSFGALSSRAVLALNRGAALGRFAHDTGEGGLSEHHLRGGGDLVWEIGTGYFGCRGADGGFDAREFADKAALPEVRCVSLKLSQGAFPGGGAVLPGVKVTAEIARERKVAVGATVVSPPFHRVFATPRELVLFLARLRGLAGGKPTGFKLCVGSRREFLAVCRAMVAEGLTPDFVVVDGAEGGTGAGPAGSAGQLGMPLTQGLVTVHNALVGVGLRDRIRIGASGRVATGSDVVTRLAQGADYTNAARAMMRAVGCAGALRCHTGTCPSGVATQDPLRARALDVAAKARQVRRYQQETVHDALRIMAAMGIREPAGVTPSHLVRRTGPGTFRSYAELYEWLAPGELLAGPPQSWEADWKAADPDSFG